A single region of the Pseudomonas granadensis genome encodes:
- a CDS encoding ATP-binding protein: MSLRLRLSLTLGAAFALIWALAAAWMLSDLRNQMMFSLDQRLVASARMVAGLLEQLPALPSKGEGTHFSAEQLNIPGGMACQVSSLRGEILARSHNNPDQALEAEKMGFHDQMIDGAPWRSFTLARGDVRITTADRQIEREALNMSILLAASVPVGVALLGCLCLLWLGIGQGLAPLNRLREALMRRNADSLEPLQIQAFPSELKPLLETQNQLFQRIGKTLERERRLTGDAAHELRSPLTAIKTHLQVARMTDGNARDQSLARAEEGADRLHRTLEQLLLLARVEGSLSFDDGSQYSAEQVARLAIQDATGGERTRIQLQLPTDLSTAPLQMPAALAIAALRNLLDNALRHTAEECRVELSLITVGNRVRFVVRDHGPGIAPDDLQHLTQRFWRNGQSTGCGLGLAIVQAIVQRCDCALHFDSRADGLRVELTMPLQRV, translated from the coding sequence ATGAGTCTGCGGTTGCGCCTGAGCCTGACCCTCGGCGCCGCGTTTGCCTTGATCTGGGCGCTGGCGGCGGCGTGGATGCTCAGTGATCTGCGCAATCAGATGATGTTTTCCCTCGATCAGCGACTGGTCGCATCGGCGCGGATGGTCGCCGGCCTGCTCGAGCAATTGCCAGCGCTGCCGAGCAAAGGCGAGGGCACTCATTTCAGCGCCGAGCAACTGAATATTCCCGGCGGCATGGCCTGTCAGGTCAGCTCCTTGCGCGGGGAAATCCTCGCGCGCAGTCATAACAATCCGGACCAGGCGCTGGAAGCCGAGAAAATGGGCTTTCACGATCAGATGATCGACGGCGCACCGTGGCGCAGTTTCACCCTCGCGCGGGGTGATGTGCGGATTACCACAGCCGATCGGCAGATCGAGCGTGAGGCGCTGAACATGTCGATCCTGTTGGCGGCGTCGGTGCCGGTCGGTGTGGCGCTGCTCGGTTGTCTGTGCCTGTTGTGGCTGGGCATCGGCCAGGGGCTGGCGCCGCTCAACCGCTTGCGTGAAGCGCTGATGCGGCGCAACGCCGATTCGCTTGAGCCGTTGCAGATTCAGGCGTTTCCCAGCGAGTTGAAACCGTTGCTGGAAACCCAGAACCAGTTGTTCCAGCGCATCGGCAAGACCCTCGAACGTGAACGACGCCTGACCGGCGACGCCGCGCATGAACTGCGCAGCCCGCTCACTGCGATCAAGACCCACCTGCAAGTTGCCCGAATGACCGATGGCAACGCTCGCGATCAGTCGTTGGCGCGGGCCGAGGAGGGCGCCGATCGCCTGCATCGCACCCTCGAGCAGTTATTGTTGCTGGCGCGAGTCGAGGGCAGCCTGTCGTTCGATGACGGCTCGCAATACAGCGCCGAACAAGTCGCACGCCTGGCGATTCAGGACGCCACCGGCGGCGAGCGCACGCGCATCCAGCTGCAACTGCCGACTGATCTGTCGACAGCGCCGCTGCAGATGCCCGCCGCGCTGGCGATTGCCGCGCTGCGTAATCTGCTCGACAACGCCCTGCGCCATACCGCCGAGGAATGCAGGGTCGAGTTGAGTCTGATAACCGTCGGCAACCGCGTGCGTTTCGTCGTCCGCGATCATGGTCCGGGAATTGCCCCGGATGATCTGCAACACCTGACGCAACGCTTCTGGCGCAACGGCCAGAGCACCGGTTGCGGCCTCGGTCTGGCGATCGTTCAGGCGATCGTCCAGCGCTGCGACTGTGCGCTGCATTTCGACAGTCGCGCGGATGGCTTGCGGGTTGAGCTGACCATGCCGTTGCAACGCGTCTGA
- the dsbD gene encoding protein-disulfide reductase DsbD codes for MRRFFLLFTLLISGLAQAGNNPFDTKPEFLPVDKAFVLTSERLESGETQLFWQISDGYYLYQKRLKFDGLTADQQPKLPEGESHSDEFFGEQPVYRQGLEVKIPTSASGQIKVSYQGCADAGLCYPPQTRVIDLGGKATVAPGAQAADEALASSLQQRALGWSLLVFFGLGLLLAFTPCTLPMLPILAGMVVGSGATPRRGFALAGSYVICMALVYAAMGVIAALLGANLQAWLQNPWLLGTFAAIFVILALPMFGFFELQLPVALRDRLEHASRSRSGGSLIGAGVLGALSGLLVGPCMTAPLAGALLYIAQTGNALHGGLILFSLGIGIGVPLLLLVTVGNRFLPKPGAWMNLLKGVFGFLFLATALLMLRPVIDASLWLGLCGALLLIAAFCAWKQSEGFGRVAQLFGATSLLLGLWGSLLVIGAAGGSDDPYQPLQVYSAGRAGSVAPAGHDAFTTINEPAALQRELDAAKAQGQWVLLDYYADWCVSCKVMEKQVFGKANVMQALNDVRLLRLDVTADNAASRELLSRYKVPGPPSFVWIGTDGEERRSRRITGEVDADTFLQRWNATRDAH; via the coding sequence ATGCGTCGTTTTTTTCTTTTGTTCACTCTCTTGATCTCGGGTCTGGCCCAGGCAGGAAACAATCCATTCGATACGAAACCGGAGTTCTTGCCGGTCGACAAAGCTTTCGTGCTGACATCCGAACGTCTCGAGTCCGGGGAAACCCAGCTGTTCTGGCAGATCAGCGACGGCTATTACCTGTATCAGAAACGGTTGAAGTTCGACGGGCTCACCGCCGATCAACAGCCGAAGCTGCCAGAAGGCGAGTCCCACAGCGACGAGTTCTTCGGCGAGCAACCGGTCTACCGTCAGGGTCTGGAAGTGAAAATTCCGACATCCGCCAGCGGTCAGATCAAGGTCAGCTATCAAGGCTGTGCCGATGCCGGTCTATGTTATCCACCGCAAACCCGCGTGATTGATCTTGGCGGCAAGGCGACCGTTGCGCCGGGCGCGCAGGCAGCGGACGAGGCACTGGCCAGCAGCCTGCAACAGCGCGCCCTGGGCTGGAGTCTGCTGGTGTTCTTCGGCCTCGGTCTGTTATTGGCCTTTACCCCGTGCACCTTGCCGATGCTGCCGATTCTCGCCGGCATGGTGGTCGGCAGCGGCGCCACACCGCGGCGCGGCTTTGCTCTGGCCGGCAGCTACGTGATTTGCATGGCATTGGTCTATGCCGCGATGGGCGTCATTGCTGCGCTACTCGGTGCGAACCTGCAGGCGTGGTTGCAGAACCCCTGGTTGCTCGGCACGTTCGCGGCGATTTTCGTGATATTGGCCCTGCCGATGTTCGGCTTCTTCGAACTGCAACTGCCGGTGGCCCTGCGTGATCGCCTCGAACATGCCTCACGCAGTCGCAGCGGTGGCAGCCTGATCGGCGCCGGGGTGCTCGGTGCGCTGTCCGGTCTGCTGGTCGGCCCGTGCATGACCGCACCGCTGGCCGGCGCTCTGTTGTATATCGCGCAGACCGGCAATGCCTTGCACGGTGGCTTGATTCTGTTCTCGCTGGGCATCGGTATCGGTGTGCCGTTGCTGTTGCTGGTGACCGTGGGCAACCGCTTTCTGCCCAAACCCGGCGCGTGGATGAACCTGCTCAAAGGCGTGTTCGGTTTCCTCTTTCTTGCCACTGCGCTGTTGATGTTGCGCCCGGTAATTGATGCATCGTTGTGGCTGGGCCTGTGCGGTGCGTTGCTGTTGATCGCCGCGTTCTGCGCCTGGAAGCAGTCCGAGGGTTTTGGACGCGTCGCGCAGTTGTTCGGCGCCACTTCGTTGCTGCTCGGGTTGTGGGGCAGTCTGCTGGTGATTGGCGCAGCCGGCGGCAGCGACGACCCGTATCAACCATTGCAGGTCTACAGCGCTGGCCGTGCTGGTTCAGTAGCGCCAGCCGGGCATGACGCGTTCACCACGATCAACGAGCCGGCGGCGTTGCAGCGCGAACTCGACGCGGCCAAGGCGCAGGGCCAGTGGGTGCTGCTCGATTACTACGCCGACTGGTGCGTGTCGTGCAAGGTCATGGAAAAACAGGTATTCGGCAAGGCCAATGTGATGCAGGCGTTGAATGATGTGCGCCTGCTGCGGCTCGATGTCACAGCTGACAATGCCGCCAGCCGTGAGCTGCTCAGCCGCTACAAAGTGCCAGGGCCACCGAGTTTCGTCTGGATCGGCACCGACGGTGAAGAACGCCGCAGCCGGCGAATTACCGGCGAAGTCGATGCCGATACATTCCTGCAACGCTGGAACGCTACCCGAGACGCCCATTAA
- a CDS encoding TlpA disulfide reductase family protein: MLTLTLGTFAIALNHLLLISALALATFVGWRVAKRGGDNPESALFSLFLLGMLAARVAFVALYWSHYRADPWQIIDLRDGGFLAWPGVIVLLLAALYRGWRRPGLRRPLGFGVASGVAFWLLATLSLNIYEQGTRLPDITLRNAAGQTIQLSDYQGGPLVINLWATWCPPCRREMPVLEHAQQQRPDLTFLFVNQAESMQSVATFLETQGLSLNNVLFDRSGRLGQAVGSMALPTTLFYSPDGRLLSSHLGELSNASLARALESFDTPIPHSNPATAPATSARKLPCPASATC, from the coding sequence ATGCTCACTCTGACCCTCGGCACCTTTGCCATCGCGCTCAACCATCTGCTGCTGATCAGCGCCCTGGCGCTGGCGACTTTTGTCGGCTGGCGGGTGGCCAAGCGCGGTGGCGATAACCCCGAATCGGCACTGTTCAGCCTGTTTTTGCTGGGCATGCTCGCTGCGCGGGTGGCCTTTGTCGCGCTGTACTGGTCGCACTATCGCGCTGATCCGTGGCAGATCATCGACCTGCGTGACGGCGGTTTCCTCGCCTGGCCGGGGGTGATCGTGCTGTTGCTGGCGGCGCTGTATCGCGGCTGGCGCCGCCCCGGGCTGCGCCGGCCGCTGGGTTTCGGCGTGGCCAGCGGTGTGGCGTTCTGGCTGCTGGCGACGCTGTCGCTGAATATTTACGAACAAGGTACCCGTCTGCCGGACATCACCCTGCGCAACGCGGCCGGGCAAACCATCCAGCTCAGCGATTATCAGGGCGGGCCGCTGGTGATCAATCTGTGGGCGACCTGGTGCCCACCGTGCCGGCGCGAAATGCCGGTACTGGAACATGCCCAACAACAACGCCCGGACCTGACCTTTCTGTTCGTCAACCAGGCCGAAAGCATGCAAAGCGTGGCGACTTTCCTCGAAACCCAGGGCCTGAGCCTGAACAACGTCCTGTTCGACCGCAGCGGTCGCCTCGGCCAGGCGGTGGGTTCGATGGCATTGCCGACTACGCTGTTCTATAGCCCCGACGGTCGCCTGCTGAGCAGCCACCTCGGTGAACTGTCGAACGCCAGCCTGGCCCGTGCGCTGGAAAGTTTCGACACGCCGATCCCCCATTCGAACCCGGCCACCGCACCGGCCAC
- a CDS encoding response regulator, whose protein sequence is MHVLVCEDDELIASGIVAGLTAQGLTVEHVNTASKARAMLKVAEFDVMVLDLGLPDEDGLKLLQQLRQGGLEIPVLILTARDSVTDRVDGLQAGADDYLLKPFDLRELFARLQTLLRRVAGRSVNLIEHGALTYDPSSRETTLAGQPVDLSRREQALLQALLHNRGRVLSTEQLKDSVYGFNDELESNALNVHIHHLRSKLGKGIVETVRGLGYRLGPADGGEQGK, encoded by the coding sequence ATGCACGTACTGGTTTGCGAAGACGATGAGCTGATCGCCAGCGGCATCGTTGCCGGCCTCACGGCTCAGGGTTTGACGGTCGAGCACGTCAACACCGCATCGAAAGCGCGGGCGATGCTCAAGGTCGCCGAATTCGACGTGATGGTGCTCGACCTCGGTCTGCCCGACGAAGATGGCCTCAAGTTGCTCCAGCAATTGCGACAGGGCGGGCTGGAGATTCCGGTGCTGATACTGACCGCGCGCGACTCGGTGACCGACCGCGTCGACGGCTTGCAGGCCGGGGCGGACGATTACCTGCTCAAGCCGTTTGACCTGCGTGAGCTGTTCGCGCGTCTGCAAACCCTGTTGCGTCGGGTGGCGGGACGCAGCGTCAACCTGATCGAGCACGGCGCGCTGACCTACGACCCGAGCAGCCGCGAAACCACTCTGGCCGGGCAACCGGTCGACTTGTCACGGCGCGAGCAGGCGCTGCTCCAGGCGCTATTGCACAATCGTGGCCGGGTGCTGTCCACCGAGCAGTTGAAGGACAGCGTCTACGGCTTCAACGATGAACTGGAAAGCAACGCGCTGAACGTGCACATCCATCATTTGCGCAGCAAGCTGGGCAAGGGCATCGTCGAAACCGTGCGCGGTCTGGGCTATCGTCTTGGTCCGGCCGACGGTGGAGAGCAAGGCAAGTGA